In Archocentrus centrarchus isolate MPI-CPG fArcCen1 chromosome 21, fArcCen1, whole genome shotgun sequence, the following are encoded in one genomic region:
- the cfap97d2 gene encoding uncharacterized protein cfap97d2 yields MATVYDWRKTDCSSLSRPSAWMVERILGKMKEEIKKARQPQTARDPLLHPVYVPLLHTINKYLPQKWDKAVYEMHRKGVKAAKPIVNTGPPEICRHMTLNQKKHEIEAMRAVTIQRENNILREKISHIMRTPGRADNTNYYIKKQLGSKKRQLEMLSIAKKNKKIQFRLSQCKPYYSVRSWHKDWLRTLEVMERIAHYPRDRANQQKGQEKPDKMNRKCGKEQKQTKDANTRSPAHAGNEKKCQS; encoded by the exons ATGGCAACCGTGTATGACTGGCGCAAAACAGACTGCAGTTCTCTGAGCCGTCCGTCAGCGTGGATGGTTGAACGCATTCTTGGAAAGATGAAGGAAGAAATCAAGAAAGCACGACAGCCACAGACCGCAAG gGACCCGTTGCTGCATCCTGTATATGTGCCCTTGCTTCACACGATAAACAAATACCTGCCGCAGAAATGGGACAAGGCTGTATATGAAATGCACAGAAAAGGA GTGAAGGCAGCAAAACCGATAGTAAACACGGGTCCACCAGAGATATGTCGTCATATGACTCTCAACCAGAAGAAACATGAG ATTGAAGCTATGAGAGCGGTGACGATTCAGAGAGAAAACAACATACTTAGAGAGAAGATATCACATATTATGAGGACACCTGGAAGAGCTGACAACACAAAttactatataaaaaaaca ACTTGGGAGCAAAAAGCGACAGCTGGAAATGCTCAGTATTgccaaaaagaataaaaagatcCAATTTAGACTGAGCCAATGCAAACCTTACTATAGTGTGAGGAGCTGGCACAAGGACTGGCTCAGAACTCTTGAGGTGATGGAAAGAATTGCTCACTACCCACGAGACAGAGCAAATCAGCAAAAg GGACAAGAAAAACCTGACAAGATGAACAGGAAATGTGGTAAAGAACAAAAGCAAACCAAAGATGCAAACACGCGCAGTCCTGCGCATGCGGGCAATGAGAAAAAATGTCAAAGCTGA
- the cdc16 gene encoding cell division cycle protein 16 homolog isoform X2 — translation MNLDRLRKRVRQYIDQQYQSALFWADKIASLSHEDPQDIYWLAQCLYLTSQYHRASHALRSRKLDKLFGACQYLAARCHYAAKEFQQALDILDAEEPGSKKVLDRSGKEDSETLESTKDWDMSPASINSSICLLRGKIYDAMDNRPLATSSYKEALKLDVYCFEAFDLLTSHHMLTAQEEKEFLDSLPLGQQCTEEEEELLHFLFENKLKKYNKPSDLVVPEMVNGLQDNLDVVVSLAERHYYNCDFKMCYKLTSMVMVKDPFHASCLPVHIGTLVELGKANELFYLSHKLVDLYPNNPVSWFAVGCYYLMVGHKNEHARRYLSKATTLERTYGPAWIAYGHSFAVESEHDQAMAAYFTAAQLMKGCHLPMLYIGLEYGLTNNSKLAERFFSQALSIAPEDPFVIHEVAVVAFQNGDWKTAEKYFLDALEKIKAIGNEVTVDKWEPLLNNLGHVCRKLKKYDQALEYHRQALVLIPQHASTYAAIGYVHSLMGDFESAIDYFHTALGLKRDDTFSVTMLGHCIEMYIGDTDAYIGTDINDKVRGNLNTPALMKMLNTSEPDDLLATPRLEDTSIMSLETPLPNQDKMMLETPLRLSLTLECDMYESDVIDTLSDTST, via the exons atgaatcTCGACAGACTTAGAAAGCGGGTGCGGCAGTACATTGATCAG CAGTACCAGAGTGCTCTGTTTTGGGCCGACAAGATAGCATCCCTCTCTCACG AGGATCCCCAGGACATCTACTGGCTTGCTCAGTGCCTTTATCTGACCTCACAGTACCACAGAGCCTCCCACGCCCTCCGTTCACGGAAACTTGACAAA TTGTTCGGAGCTTGTCAGTATCTTGCTGCTAGGTGTCAT TATGCTGCCAAAGAGTTCCAGCAGGCCTTGGATATTTTGGATGCAGAAGAGCCAGGTAGTAAAAAGGTTTTGGACAGGAGTGGAAAGGAAGATAGTGAAACATTAGAATCAACCAAGGATTGGGACATGTCCCCTGCCTCT ATCAACAGCTCCATCTGTCTCCTGCGGGGTAAGATCTATGATGCAATGGATAACAGACCACTGGCCACCTCCAGCTACAAAGAGGCCTTGAAACTGGATGTCTACTGCTTTGAAGCCTTTGACCTTTTAACATCCCACCACATGTTGACTGCACAGGAAG AGAAAGAGTTCCTTGACTCACTTCCTTTGGGTCAACAGTgcactgaggaagaggaggagctgtTACACTTcctttttgagaataaattaaaGAAG TATAACAAGCCCAGTGATTTGGTAGTGCCAGAGATGGTCAATGGTCTTCAGGACAACTTGGATGTAGTGGTGTCTCTTGCTGAGAGGCATTATTATAACTGTGATTTCAAGATGTGCTACAAGCTCACTTCAAT GGTAATGGTTAAAGACCCCTTCCACGCCAGCTGTTTACCAGTCCACATAGGAACACTGGTAGAGCTTGGAAAAGCAAATG AGTTGTTTTACCTCTCGCACAAACTTGTAGACTTGTATCCCAATAATCCA GTATCTTGGTTTGCTGTTGGGTGTTACTATCTCATGGTTGGCCATAAAAACGAGCATGCTCGACGATACCTCAG CAAAGCCACCACTTTGGAGAGGACTTACGGTCCTGCATGGATTGCCTATGGGCATTCCTTTGCAGTGGAGAGTGAGCATGACCAAGCTATGGCTGCCTATTTCACTGCTGCTCAGCTGATGAAAGG GTGTCACTTACCCATGCTCTACATTGGACTGGAGTATGGATTGACCAACAACTCCAAGTTAGCGGAACGCTTCTTCAGCCAGGCTCTTAGCATCGCTCCAGAGGATCCATTTGTCATACATGAGGTGGCAGTGGTTGCATTTCAAAATGGAGA cTGGAAGACAGCAGAAAAGTATTTTCTTGATGCACTGGAGAAGATTAAAGCCATAGGGAACGAG GTTACTGTGGACAAGTGGGAGCCTCTGTTAAACAACTTAGGTCATGTATGTCGGAAACTGAA aAAGTATGACCAGGCTCTGGAGTACCACCGTCAAGCTCTGGTGTTGATCCCTCAGCACGCCTCCACCTACGCTGCGATAGGATACGTGCACAGCCTCATGGGTGATTTTGAAAGTGCTATTGACTACTTTCATACG GCACTGGGACTGAAAAGAGATGACACTTTCTCTGTGACGATGCTTGGCCACTGTATTGAGATGTACATTGGTGACACAGATGCCTATATTG GCACAGACATCAATGACAAGGTGCGAGGCAACTTGAACACTCCGGCACTGATGAAGATGCTGAACACTTCAGAACCTGATGACCTTCTAGCCACACCGAGACTGGAAGACACTAGCATCATGTCTTTGGAAACGCCACTGCCGAATCAGGACAAGATGATGCTAGAGACGCCGCTTCGACTCTCGTTAACCCTGGAGTGTGACATGTACGAGAGCGACGTGATAGACACCTTGTCAGACACCAGCACATGA
- the cdc16 gene encoding cell division cycle protein 16 homolog isoform X1 codes for MNLDRLRKRVRQYIDQQQYQSALFWADKIASLSHEDPQDIYWLAQCLYLTSQYHRASHALRSRKLDKLFGACQYLAARCHYAAKEFQQALDILDAEEPGSKKVLDRSGKEDSETLESTKDWDMSPASINSSICLLRGKIYDAMDNRPLATSSYKEALKLDVYCFEAFDLLTSHHMLTAQEEKEFLDSLPLGQQCTEEEEELLHFLFENKLKKYNKPSDLVVPEMVNGLQDNLDVVVSLAERHYYNCDFKMCYKLTSMVMVKDPFHASCLPVHIGTLVELGKANELFYLSHKLVDLYPNNPVSWFAVGCYYLMVGHKNEHARRYLSKATTLERTYGPAWIAYGHSFAVESEHDQAMAAYFTAAQLMKGCHLPMLYIGLEYGLTNNSKLAERFFSQALSIAPEDPFVIHEVAVVAFQNGDWKTAEKYFLDALEKIKAIGNEVTVDKWEPLLNNLGHVCRKLKKYDQALEYHRQALVLIPQHASTYAAIGYVHSLMGDFESAIDYFHTALGLKRDDTFSVTMLGHCIEMYIGDTDAYIGTDINDKVRGNLNTPALMKMLNTSEPDDLLATPRLEDTSIMSLETPLPNQDKMMLETPLRLSLTLECDMYESDVIDTLSDTST; via the exons atgaatcTCGACAGACTTAGAAAGCGGGTGCGGCAGTACATTGATCAG caGCAGTACCAGAGTGCTCTGTTTTGGGCCGACAAGATAGCATCCCTCTCTCACG AGGATCCCCAGGACATCTACTGGCTTGCTCAGTGCCTTTATCTGACCTCACAGTACCACAGAGCCTCCCACGCCCTCCGTTCACGGAAACTTGACAAA TTGTTCGGAGCTTGTCAGTATCTTGCTGCTAGGTGTCAT TATGCTGCCAAAGAGTTCCAGCAGGCCTTGGATATTTTGGATGCAGAAGAGCCAGGTAGTAAAAAGGTTTTGGACAGGAGTGGAAAGGAAGATAGTGAAACATTAGAATCAACCAAGGATTGGGACATGTCCCCTGCCTCT ATCAACAGCTCCATCTGTCTCCTGCGGGGTAAGATCTATGATGCAATGGATAACAGACCACTGGCCACCTCCAGCTACAAAGAGGCCTTGAAACTGGATGTCTACTGCTTTGAAGCCTTTGACCTTTTAACATCCCACCACATGTTGACTGCACAGGAAG AGAAAGAGTTCCTTGACTCACTTCCTTTGGGTCAACAGTgcactgaggaagaggaggagctgtTACACTTcctttttgagaataaattaaaGAAG TATAACAAGCCCAGTGATTTGGTAGTGCCAGAGATGGTCAATGGTCTTCAGGACAACTTGGATGTAGTGGTGTCTCTTGCTGAGAGGCATTATTATAACTGTGATTTCAAGATGTGCTACAAGCTCACTTCAAT GGTAATGGTTAAAGACCCCTTCCACGCCAGCTGTTTACCAGTCCACATAGGAACACTGGTAGAGCTTGGAAAAGCAAATG AGTTGTTTTACCTCTCGCACAAACTTGTAGACTTGTATCCCAATAATCCA GTATCTTGGTTTGCTGTTGGGTGTTACTATCTCATGGTTGGCCATAAAAACGAGCATGCTCGACGATACCTCAG CAAAGCCACCACTTTGGAGAGGACTTACGGTCCTGCATGGATTGCCTATGGGCATTCCTTTGCAGTGGAGAGTGAGCATGACCAAGCTATGGCTGCCTATTTCACTGCTGCTCAGCTGATGAAAGG GTGTCACTTACCCATGCTCTACATTGGACTGGAGTATGGATTGACCAACAACTCCAAGTTAGCGGAACGCTTCTTCAGCCAGGCTCTTAGCATCGCTCCAGAGGATCCATTTGTCATACATGAGGTGGCAGTGGTTGCATTTCAAAATGGAGA cTGGAAGACAGCAGAAAAGTATTTTCTTGATGCACTGGAGAAGATTAAAGCCATAGGGAACGAG GTTACTGTGGACAAGTGGGAGCCTCTGTTAAACAACTTAGGTCATGTATGTCGGAAACTGAA aAAGTATGACCAGGCTCTGGAGTACCACCGTCAAGCTCTGGTGTTGATCCCTCAGCACGCCTCCACCTACGCTGCGATAGGATACGTGCACAGCCTCATGGGTGATTTTGAAAGTGCTATTGACTACTTTCATACG GCACTGGGACTGAAAAGAGATGACACTTTCTCTGTGACGATGCTTGGCCACTGTATTGAGATGTACATTGGTGACACAGATGCCTATATTG GCACAGACATCAATGACAAGGTGCGAGGCAACTTGAACACTCCGGCACTGATGAAGATGCTGAACACTTCAGAACCTGATGACCTTCTAGCCACACCGAGACTGGAAGACACTAGCATCATGTCTTTGGAAACGCCACTGCCGAATCAGGACAAGATGATGCTAGAGACGCCGCTTCGACTCTCGTTAACCCTGGAGTGTGACATGTACGAGAGCGACGTGATAGACACCTTGTCAGACACCAGCACATGA